The following coding sequences lie in one Candidatus Neomarinimicrobiota bacterium genomic window:
- the thpR gene encoding RNA 2',3'-cyclic phosphodiesterase: MNNQLLRTFIALPVPEAVSNLQSMFKPTIADYTGKINWMHPSNIHFTLQFLGPTPESMIPDIKTALDAVAKSHQTFELDIAGSGCFPTSKRPRVLWVGTKGNTAPLIELGHSVRESMSQLGFPPDEKKFYPHITLGRITYPRTKTPNIKQYLSKRFDPIPWKPKYFSLMRSELFPNGSEYTILGTHIINN, encoded by the coding sequence GTGAATAATCAGCTTTTACGAACATTTATTGCCTTACCGGTGCCGGAAGCTGTTTCGAATCTTCAGTCAATGTTTAAGCCAACAATCGCAGATTATACAGGAAAAATCAATTGGATGCATCCATCTAATATTCATTTCACATTGCAATTTCTCGGTCCTACACCGGAATCAATGATCCCGGATATTAAAACTGCGCTTGATGCGGTGGCAAAATCTCATCAAACATTTGAATTGGATATTGCAGGATCGGGATGCTTTCCTACATCCAAACGACCTCGAGTTCTCTGGGTGGGTACCAAAGGAAACACTGCTCCTCTAATAGAATTGGGACATTCTGTTCGAGAATCAATGAGCCAACTTGGATTTCCACCGGATGAAAAGAAATTTTATCCACACATTACTTTGGGTCGAATTACGTATCCGAGAACAAAAACACCCAATATCAAACAATATTTATCCAAAAGATTCGATCCCATTCCGTGGAAACCAAAATATTTTTCTTTAATGCGAAGTGAACTCTTTCCAAATGGTTCTGAGTATACTATTTTAGGCACCCACATTATTAATAATTAG
- a CDS encoding competence/damage-inducible protein A: MKIGLITIGNELLSGFTTNTNASWIGKRMSEIGAEIVWHHTVQDSHEAIVNSFNSIPTYLNALIITGGLGPTHDDITANSLFDWADVETEFDDDYWQDLKRRFKSRHISIPDLNKNQALKPINGELIPNPLGSARGIQLQKNGMDIVALPGVPVEMKAMMVESVIPFLKINIQNPIHILTLRTTGIMESALAEKLEPILKNINAKLAFLPKLTGVDLRISSKDKKSLTTLKESIYQRVGKYIFGENGISLEEIVGKLILDKQLTISIAESCTGGLISDRLTNVPGSSGYLLGSVIAYQNEVKISKLGVKKETIEKFGAVSEQTANEMAKGIRSSLKSNLGLSSTGIAGPGGGSEEKPVGLVYIALANDEEVLTKKLNLTKNRLANKKLTSQAAINLLRLYLLRE, from the coding sequence GTGAAAATCGGTTTAATCACGATCGGGAATGAGCTACTTTCCGGATTTACAACCAATACAAATGCTTCATGGATTGGAAAACGAATGAGTGAGATTGGTGCTGAAATCGTTTGGCACCACACAGTACAAGATTCCCATGAAGCAATCGTAAATAGTTTTAATTCTATTCCAACATATCTGAATGCCTTAATTATTACAGGTGGTCTTGGACCAACGCATGATGATATTACAGCCAACTCGCTTTTCGATTGGGCCGATGTAGAAACAGAATTCGATGATGATTATTGGCAAGATTTAAAAAGAAGGTTTAAAAGCAGGCACATTTCAATTCCTGACCTGAACAAAAACCAAGCATTGAAGCCAATAAATGGTGAACTGATTCCCAATCCGTTAGGATCGGCACGCGGAATTCAATTACAAAAAAATGGAATGGATATTGTTGCCTTGCCCGGCGTTCCTGTCGAAATGAAAGCTATGATGGTAGAATCGGTCATTCCTTTTCTTAAAATAAATATTCAAAATCCAATCCATATTCTCACATTAAGAACAACGGGAATAATGGAATCTGCATTAGCGGAAAAGCTTGAACCTATTTTGAAAAATATCAATGCAAAACTTGCATTTTTACCAAAATTAACCGGAGTAGATTTACGAATTAGTTCCAAAGATAAAAAGTCCTTAACCACATTAAAAGAATCCATTTATCAACGTGTAGGAAAATATATATTCGGAGAAAATGGCATATCTTTAGAGGAAATTGTCGGGAAATTAATCTTAGACAAGCAATTGACAATTTCTATTGCTGAATCTTGCACCGGAGGACTCATTTCTGATCGACTTACGAATGTTCCCGGAAGTTCCGGCTATCTGCTTGGAAGTGTGATAGCGTACCAAAATGAAGTCAAAATTTCGAAACTTGGAGTAAAGAAAGAAACGATAGAAAAGTTTGGCGCCGTCAGCGAACAAACTGCAAATGAAATGGCAAAAGGAATCCGATCTTCGCTCAAATCAAACCTTGGTTTATCTTCTACAGGCATTGCCGGTCCGGGTGGTGGATCTGAAGAAAAACCGGTTGGATTAGTGTATATTGCTTTAGCGAATGATGAGGAAGTCTTAACGAAAAAATTAAATCTTACAAAGAATCGTCTCGCTAATAAAAAACTTACATCCCAAGCTGCTATAAATTTGCTCAGACTTTATTTATTACGTGAATAA
- a CDS encoding phosphatidylglycerophosphatase A yields MKWGFPEWIASVVGIGKLPFAPGTWGSLFAILSWFYFGHLLHIFTFIGLILSISLIGKRVSDSVVKRQSQEDPSFVVIDELAGQWVAVIGLPIIPEYALGAFVLFRVFDIIKPGPIKDLEKLKGGLGVMADDLAAGLFVLIILHSIRYFTL; encoded by the coding sequence ATGAAATGGGGTTTTCCTGAATGGATTGCTTCTGTAGTAGGCATTGGTAAACTTCCGTTCGCCCCTGGAACTTGGGGAAGTTTGTTTGCTATTTTATCGTGGTTTTATTTTGGGCATTTATTACATATCTTCACTTTCATTGGTTTAATATTATCCATATCTCTTATTGGTAAAAGAGTCTCTGATTCGGTTGTGAAAAGGCAAAGCCAAGAAGATCCTTCTTTTGTAGTTATTGATGAATTAGCTGGACAATGGGTGGCTGTAATCGGACTTCCTATTATTCCTGAATATGCTTTAGGTGCTTTTGTATTATTTCGTGTATTTGATATTATCAAGCCCGGTCCCATCAAAGATCTTGAAAAATTAAAGGGCGGGCTTGGCGTCATGGCCGATGATTTAGCCGCTGGTTTGTTTGTCCTAATCATTTTACACTCTATAAGATATTTCACACTGTGA
- the pgsA gene encoding CDP-diacylglycerol--glycerol-3-phosphate 3-phosphatidyltransferase, whose translation MKKQIPNMLTFLRILLTPIFIVLLFHDHPYSNFWALVVFSIASITDAYDGYVARKYDLESDYGRFLDPLADKILVSSAFISFAVMKIVPFWMVGLIISRDLFITGLRMLMNQKGFIIQTSKIAKIKTGVQIGFIIFVLVYVGAKAFTFFPITDLRAIIKEYRVIYYLTISVTLFTVVTGMNYFYTNRSIIKRAFD comes from the coding sequence ATGAAGAAACAAATCCCAAATATGTTAACATTTTTACGCATTCTTTTGACTCCGATATTTATTGTACTCTTATTTCATGATCATCCTTATTCTAATTTTTGGGCTTTGGTAGTGTTTAGCATTGCGTCTATCACCGATGCGTACGACGGTTATGTTGCCAGAAAATATGATCTTGAAAGTGATTATGGACGTTTTCTTGATCCACTTGCCGATAAAATTTTAGTTTCATCTGCTTTTATTTCTTTTGCCGTCATGAAAATTGTCCCATTTTGGATGGTCGGACTTATTATTTCCAGAGATTTGTTTATTACGGGCTTACGAATGTTAATGAATCAAAAAGGATTCATTATTCAAACCAGCAAAATAGCCAAAATCAAAACTGGAGTACAGATTGGGTTCATCATTTTTGTATTGGTCTATGTTGGTGCGAAAGCATTCACCTTTTTTCCAATTACAGATTTGAGAGCGATCATTAAGGAATACAGAGTGATTTATTATTTAACGATTAGCGTCACGCTGTTCACCGTTGTAACAGGAATGAATTATTTTTACACAAACCGCTCAATCATAAAGCGGGCCTTTGATTAA
- the recR gene encoding recombination protein RecR translates to MAVPDTIDRLIEQFAKFPGIGKKTAERMSFYLLNAPKEQSIHLAEAVLDMKQSILACSICGSITQEDPCTLCSDPKRDDHLICVVEDADDIYRLEKSSITMGRYHVLGGLLSPLDGIGPDDLNIDSLLIRVKEGMEIVLATNPSIEGEATNLYLAKLLKQKGVTVSRLARGLSVGSDLEYTDDATILSAMEGRTSL, encoded by the coding sequence ATGGCTGTACCGGACACTATTGATCGATTAATTGAGCAATTTGCAAAATTCCCCGGAATTGGGAAAAAAACTGCAGAACGCATGTCATTTTATTTACTAAATGCTCCGAAAGAACAATCGATTCATTTAGCTGAAGCCGTTTTAGATATGAAACAATCCATCTTGGCCTGTTCTATTTGCGGTTCCATAACGCAAGAAGATCCGTGCACATTATGCTCTGATCCAAAGAGAGACGATCATTTGATTTGTGTAGTAGAAGATGCCGACGATATTTATCGGCTTGAAAAATCCAGCATCACGATGGGACGATACCACGTCTTAGGTGGATTATTGTCACCTTTGGATGGCATTGGTCCAGATGATTTAAATATAGACTCTTTATTGATCCGTGTGAAAGAGGGGATGGAAATTGTGCTCGCCACAAATCCGAGCATCGAAGGGGAAGCAACCAATTTGTATCTTGCGAAACTCCTAAAACAAAAAGGGGTAACTGTATCACGGCTCGCACGTGGATTATCTGTTGGTTCAGATTTAGAATACACGGATGATGCAACTATTTTAAGTGCAATGGAAGGCAGAACATCTTTATGA
- a CDS encoding YbaB/EbfC family nucleoid-associated protein, with translation MFNKGQLNKMKAQAVKMQAELESAHAELADLTVEADAGSGLVTAIVNGKHELLELKLKPELLSEEVDMAEDLILSAVNKAMRKADDESKQRLNSIAGPMMGGSKIPGM, from the coding sequence ATGTTTAATAAAGGACAGTTAAATAAAATGAAAGCACAGGCGGTGAAAATGCAAGCAGAACTTGAATCTGCTCATGCCGAACTTGCTGATCTGACAGTCGAAGCTGATGCAGGATCAGGTTTGGTTACTGCTATTGTTAATGGAAAACATGAATTACTCGAATTAAAATTGAAACCGGAATTATTGAGCGAAGAGGTGGATATGGCGGAGGATCTCATACTTTCTGCTGTAAATAAAGCCATGCGGAAAGCAGATGACGAAAGTAAGCAGCGTCTGAATTCGATAGCGGGACCCATGATGGGTGGAAGTAAAATTCCGGGAATGTAA
- the dnaX gene encoding DNA polymerase III subunit gamma/tau yields the protein MSYQVLSLKWRPQSFEDLVGQDHVSTTLINAFKKDRIAQGYIFTGPRGVGKTTSARILAKSLNCPKSKEGVSCNSCTVCTEITDGRNMDVLEIDGASNRGIDEIRNLREVIKYAPVNAPYKIFIIDEVHMLTTQAFNALLRTLEEPPPHGKFMLCTTDIQKVPSTIISRCQRFDFHRISVPVIQDRLSHILKDEKVIVEADALKEIARKADGSMRDALSILDQVIAYGGDVISMEEVSKVLGLIPHELYFQYTQYLREKNSEDLIALLREIRSFGTPLEDIVFGLTHHIRNLLFASVNKGLDALELNEDIRESYLKEITFWDNRDLLRIGNVISDFSKEIKRSEQPQLLMEMMSLKLLEMDQTQSIENLINNGPVSGGLPKKYPAREDNSNPQSNPEVKPKGAAVLSQPSVSEKKVEPKEVPIIERTAPESEPNGLSNGINLGAIHNHWSQFLTTLSSKRPSLGSILEHSIPQDVQGSKLTISIPDTSKFSVNSLKKNREDIETIIESVVGKVLRLNYTIDKDIKPKIDPDQLNDEAKSVNGEDPILEKMIERFDGEIMR from the coding sequence ATGAGCTACCAAGTCCTTTCATTAAAATGGCGACCACAATCCTTTGAGGATTTGGTTGGACAAGATCATGTTTCAACAACGCTTATAAATGCGTTTAAAAAAGACAGGATTGCGCAAGGATATATTTTCACCGGTCCTCGCGGGGTCGGAAAAACAACATCCGCACGGATTCTAGCGAAAAGCCTAAACTGTCCCAAATCAAAAGAGGGAGTTTCCTGTAATTCTTGTACCGTTTGTACTGAAATTACCGATGGAAGAAATATGGATGTCCTGGAAATTGATGGCGCATCTAATCGAGGTATTGATGAAATACGAAACCTTCGAGAGGTCATTAAGTACGCACCTGTAAATGCTCCCTATAAAATATTCATTATTGATGAAGTACACATGCTTACAACTCAGGCGTTTAACGCTTTGCTAAGAACATTAGAAGAACCACCGCCTCACGGGAAATTCATGCTATGTACTACCGATATACAGAAAGTGCCCTCAACTATTATTTCACGGTGTCAAAGGTTCGATTTTCATCGAATTTCTGTTCCGGTGATTCAAGACAGACTATCGCATATTTTAAAAGATGAAAAAGTAATAGTTGAAGCAGATGCTTTAAAAGAAATTGCTCGCAAAGCTGATGGAAGTATGCGGGATGCTTTAAGTATTCTCGATCAAGTTATTGCTTATGGGGGCGATGTGATTTCTATGGAAGAAGTCAGTAAAGTGCTTGGTCTCATTCCGCATGAATTATATTTCCAATACACACAATATCTACGTGAAAAGAATAGTGAAGATTTGATAGCTTTGTTACGGGAAATTCGGTCATTCGGAACACCGCTTGAGGACATAGTTTTTGGATTGACACATCATATTCGGAATTTATTATTTGCATCTGTTAACAAGGGATTGGATGCTCTTGAATTGAATGAAGATATTCGGGAATCCTATTTAAAAGAAATTACATTTTGGGATAACCGGGATTTATTAAGGATCGGAAATGTTATCAGCGATTTTTCTAAAGAAATAAAACGATCAGAACAACCCCAGCTGTTAATGGAAATGATGTCATTAAAACTATTGGAAATGGATCAAACGCAATCCATCGAAAATTTAATTAACAACGGACCTGTGTCCGGGGGATTACCAAAAAAATATCCAGCAAGAGAAGACAATTCAAATCCACAAAGTAATCCTGAAGTCAAACCAAAAGGTGCGGCGGTTTTGAGTCAGCCTTCCGTCTCTGAAAAGAAGGTTGAACCAAAGGAAGTACCAATCATTGAAAGAACAGCACCAGAATCGGAACCGAATGGTCTTTCGAATGGAATAAATTTAGGTGCTATACATAATCACTGGAGTCAATTTTTAACTACTTTATCATCCAAGCGTCCATCTTTGGGATCTATTTTGGAACATTCAATTCCACAAGATGTCCAAGGAAGTAAGTTAACAATCAGCATCCCGGACACATCCAAATTTTCTGTGAATTCCCTAAAAAAGAATAGAGAAGATATAGAGACAATTATTGAATCTGTTGTCGGGAAAGTGTTGAGATTAAATTACACTATTGATAAGGATATTAAACCCAAAATAGATCCAGACCAATTAAATGATGAAGCAAAATCGGTTAATGGGGAAGATCCTATTTTGGAAAAAATGATTGAACGATTTGATGGAGAAATAATGAGGTAG
- a CDS encoding SelT/SelW/SelH family protein, producing the protein MNISIEYCTVUNYLPRAAGLATELLENYGTKITSLKMIPSGRGVFEVILNQNLIFSKKSLDRFPDDNEIIALFDSE; encoded by the coding sequence ATGAACATATCAATCGAATATTGCACCGTTTGAAATTACCTCCCAAGGGCGGCCGGTCTGGCCACCGAATTACTCGAAAATTACGGGACGAAAATTACTTCGCTAAAGATGATACCTTCCGGCAGAGGCGTATTTGAAGTCATACTAAATCAAAACCTAATCTTTTCAAAAAAATCTTTAGACCGTTTTCCTGATGACAATGAAATCATTGCTCTTTTTGATTCGGAATAG
- a CDS encoding FecR domain-containing protein produces MKRNRKLLLLTFLGIFVGIGQAETIARVMKSNGDVKVKTMGSSSFNKAAKPGLAINNGDAMRVGESGFAVVIFIDDRSVVKVRENTEFQFIETSNTRTLQIDQGTILNNINKEGRTKNFRVETPVSVASVKGTEFAAIVNPAGVDNFIGKSGNFDVTNQITGQTVNVGAGQKAISNSMGNLMQAPAAPGDYPEDPETGFQEEPEEEAEEEESEEDSETQEEIEESEEVDEKEEIEETEEPEDSEEQSAEKGEDAGEPDADTKDVPDKPFDLGLGVGSVTIDGVLYNQLALRPEFKIGKLGIGLDLALYIDNAGEIRKDEWDEASDYIDKFLFIRWGEKEDPFWVKWGSMDNVTLGYGGLLSGYSNMMEFPSIRRIGINTGVNFGKMGAEVFLSNIKDFSRGGTLMGLRGSYTVSKKFPLRIGANFVMDMNQFSGMSDKDDDSYPDIFDDFPDDVSLWNDTDGDGFPDPHPGLDSSLVDIDANGNNVVDANETNLGLKGTPFSIEDNKASVTGYAVDIGYPVLKGKVFKLDIYAEFNFLNFPEAGTQDSSGASTFYRPARSGSGFSVPGIRASVFSFLNFSFEFRMKSGYYVPQFFDQSYDITRVTQTFVDEQASIYTKDMLLFADSTMNEDLTGFYGSMGADVFGFASITGAYANMTSETDTVKSFTASININAEKIPKLSEAMVYYQRNNDSNPFDFANPSVNTVLGYRLGYEVSSGVSLIWDFKQFYRDDGTGSLEPVKMTTIETAFTF; encoded by the coding sequence ATGAAACGGAATCGAAAACTATTATTACTTACATTTTTAGGAATATTTGTCGGTATTGGACAAGCTGAAACGATTGCACGAGTTATGAAGTCCAATGGAGATGTAAAGGTGAAAACGATGGGAAGCTCATCATTCAATAAGGCAGCTAAACCTGGTTTGGCAATCAATAATGGCGATGCGATGCGCGTCGGAGAAAGTGGTTTTGCGGTTGTAATATTTATTGATGATCGTTCAGTAGTGAAAGTTCGTGAAAATACAGAATTCCAATTTATCGAAACATCTAATACTCGAACGCTTCAAATTGATCAGGGAACGATATTAAATAACATTAATAAAGAAGGGCGTACTAAAAATTTCCGAGTAGAAACTCCGGTGTCTGTCGCTAGTGTAAAAGGAACAGAATTTGCAGCAATCGTAAATCCTGCTGGAGTTGATAATTTTATAGGGAAGTCTGGGAATTTTGATGTAACAAATCAGATTACAGGACAAACTGTTAATGTAGGTGCCGGGCAAAAGGCGATCTCAAATTCCATGGGAAATTTAATGCAAGCACCTGCCGCACCCGGAGATTATCCGGAAGACCCGGAAACCGGTTTTCAGGAAGAGCCAGAGGAAGAAGCTGAAGAAGAGGAATCTGAAGAAGATTCTGAAACGCAGGAAGAAATTGAGGAATCTGAAGAAGTAGATGAAAAGGAAGAGATTGAGGAAACGGAAGAACCGGAAGATTCTGAAGAGCAGTCAGCTGAAAAAGGTGAAGATGCAGGCGAACCTGATGCAGATACAAAAGACGTACCGGACAAACCATTTGATCTGGGTCTAGGTGTTGGATCGGTTACGATTGATGGTGTTCTTTACAATCAGCTAGCGCTTCGTCCGGAATTCAAAATTGGGAAACTCGGCATTGGCCTTGATCTTGCTTTGTACATTGATAATGCAGGCGAAATTCGAAAAGATGAATGGGATGAAGCCAGTGATTATATTGACAAATTCCTCTTCATTCGTTGGGGAGAAAAGGAAGATCCATTTTGGGTTAAATGGGGTTCTATGGATAATGTAACGCTCGGATATGGTGGTTTGCTTTCCGGATATTCAAATATGATGGAATTCCCGTCTATCCGTCGTATTGGCATTAATACAGGTGTCAATTTTGGAAAAATGGGTGCTGAAGTATTTCTTTCAAATATCAAGGATTTTTCTCGAGGTGGCACCTTAATGGGTTTACGTGGATCTTATACGGTCTCTAAAAAATTCCCGCTACGAATCGGTGCTAATTTTGTAATGGATATGAACCAATTTTCCGGTATGTCCGATAAAGATGATGATTCATATCCGGATATTTTTGATGATTTTCCGGATGACGTTTCTCTCTGGAACGACACTGACGGAGATGGTTTTCCGGATCCGCATCCGGGACTAGACAGCTCGCTGGTTGATATTGATGCGAATGGAAACAATGTTGTGGATGCCAATGAAACGAATCTTGGTCTTAAAGGCACCCCTTTTAGTATTGAAGATAATAAAGCTTCAGTAACGGGTTATGCGGTTGATATTGGATATCCTGTTCTTAAAGGAAAAGTATTTAAACTGGACATATATGCTGAGTTCAATTTCTTGAATTTTCCTGAAGCGGGAACGCAGGATTCGTCAGGCGCTTCTACATTTTACCGCCCAGCGAGATCCGGATCCGGTTTTTCCGTTCCCGGCATTAGAGCCAGCGTATTCAGTTTTCTGAATTTCAGTTTTGAATTCCGAATGAAAAGCGGGTATTACGTACCTCAGTTTTTTGATCAATCATACGACATTACCCGTGTAACTCAAACATTTGTTGACGAGCAGGCATCGATCTATACAAAAGATATGCTATTGTTTGCAGATTCAACTATGAACGAAGATTTAACAGGGTTCTACGGGTCGATGGGTGCGGATGTATTCGGCTTTGCTAGTATTACCGGCGCATATGCGAATATGACCTCAGAAACTGACACAGTGAAGAGTTTTACAGCTTCCATCAATATCAACGCAGAAAAAATTCCAAAGCTCAGCGAAGCAATGGTGTATTATCAGCGCAACAACGATTCAAATCCGTTTGATTTTGCGAATCCATCCGTTAATACAGTGCTGGGATACAGGCTAGGATACGAAGTGAGTTCGGGTGTGAGTCTTATTTGGGATTTTAAACAGTTTTACCGTGATGATGGTACAGGTAGTCTCGAACCTGTGAAAATGACAACGATTGAAACAGCTTTTACATTCTGA
- a CDS encoding FAD-binding oxidoreductase, which yields MMLNSVLPKERVSIRLIDRLAYAHDASMYRLVPEAVVRPRNDKDVSALMKHCYSNKIPVTFRAGGTSLSGQSVTKGILAETVRDWKSFKILENGDKIRLQPGIIGSHANRYLAPYGRKIGPDPASMDACMIGGIVSNNSSGMICGTQFNAYHTLDSIRFILANGNLYNTDNKEDRERFLSEESDLCDAIHQCKFQIESSPILMKKIRNKYRIKNTIGYSLNAFLDYDNPLDIFAHLLVGSEGTLAFISEVVLNTIPNPLVKSTGLLLFESIHDACESIPMLIEKNASAVELMDYASLCTISYRDNPIYDRTILNKNSTGMLIEFHGDDKETVNAMCNAIQLELKQESKILQNFSSETQIRNRIWEIRKGLYPTVGSLRKSGTTLITEDICVDYSRMPEAVDSLVELFQKWTFKDAVIFGHAKDGNLHFVSSVDLNTSTGISRFDGLMRDIAEMTLTTFDGSLKAEHGTGRNMAPFVEAEWGGELYDIMWKIKSASDPNHILNPGVLLNRDNSLHLKNIKPLPNVSEKIDLCVECGFCESVCPSKNLTMTPRQRIAVSREIVSMRSKNDPRIIQVLKEYHYDGENTCATDGLCQLSCPVNINTGSYIKSLRESKASDISIALANWCVDHFAFIQFCARTALAKGKFFGDTIMTGISKITQKIFPKFPGWNLNFPEKANKIKPGLFGQGKKMIYFPSCISRIFGAGGKQSMADVLDEIVRSAGIELMIPDGIDTFCCGQPFVSKGFAQAGKRMAEKTISMLKEVSNNGKYSILIDTSPCMTQFMEISKESSEFGLTFMDMSSFMKTVLKKEVLPPLERKILVHPTCSDQKMKTDSDLIAIAKKCAKTVEYPENSFCCGFAGDRGLTHPELTASATSDITEKWKNTEKEVIGYSTSLTCEIGLTTAIQHPFYPIAVLVRDYLNQNNENAN from the coding sequence ATGATGCTTAACTCCGTTCTTCCTAAAGAACGCGTATCTATTCGATTAATCGATCGACTTGCTTACGCACATGATGCAAGCATGTATCGGCTAGTACCCGAAGCAGTTGTCCGTCCCAGAAATGATAAGGATGTTTCAGCTTTGATGAAACATTGTTACTCCAACAAGATTCCAGTCACATTTCGTGCTGGGGGAACCTCATTATCCGGGCAATCCGTCACAAAAGGAATCCTAGCCGAAACGGTGAGAGATTGGAAATCATTCAAAATACTTGAAAATGGTGACAAAATTCGACTACAGCCCGGAATTATCGGTAGTCATGCCAATCGTTATTTAGCACCATACGGTCGAAAGATTGGCCCGGACCCCGCATCTATGGATGCATGTATGATTGGAGGAATTGTATCCAATAATTCTTCAGGAATGATTTGTGGCACCCAATTCAATGCATATCATACTTTGGATTCAATCCGGTTTATTCTGGCAAATGGAAATCTTTACAATACAGACAATAAGGAAGATCGAGAAAGGTTTCTGTCAGAAGAATCTGATCTCTGCGATGCGATTCACCAATGCAAATTTCAGATTGAATCTTCACCTATTTTGATGAAAAAAATACGTAATAAATATCGCATTAAAAATACGATAGGGTATTCACTTAATGCATTTCTTGATTATGATAATCCATTGGATATTTTTGCTCATTTGCTTGTGGGATCCGAAGGAACATTAGCATTTATTTCTGAAGTTGTTTTGAACACAATTCCTAATCCGTTGGTAAAATCTACAGGACTATTATTATTTGAATCCATCCATGACGCTTGTGAATCTATACCGATGTTAATAGAAAAAAATGCCAGCGCTGTAGAATTGATGGATTACGCATCCCTTTGTACCATTTCGTATAGAGATAATCCTATTTACGATAGAACCATTTTAAATAAGAATTCGACGGGAATGCTCATTGAATTCCATGGGGATGACAAGGAAACTGTCAATGCAATGTGCAATGCCATTCAGCTAGAATTAAAGCAAGAATCAAAAATATTGCAGAATTTTTCATCCGAAACTCAAATTCGAAATCGAATTTGGGAAATCAGAAAAGGTCTTTACCCAACCGTCGGATCATTGCGAAAATCGGGAACGACATTAATTACAGAGGATATTTGTGTCGATTATAGTCGAATGCCGGAAGCGGTTGATTCTCTAGTAGAATTATTTCAAAAATGGACATTTAAAGATGCGGTTATTTTCGGGCATGCGAAAGACGGAAATCTTCATTTCGTCAGTTCTGTTGATTTGAATACATCTACGGGAATCAGCCGATTTGATGGGTTGATGAGAGATATTGCCGAAATGACTTTGACTACATTTGACGGTTCATTAAAAGCAGAACATGGAACCGGACGAAATATGGCACCATTTGTTGAGGCGGAATGGGGCGGCGAATTGTATGATATTATGTGGAAAATCAAATCGGCTTCAGATCCTAATCACATTTTGAATCCAGGTGTTTTATTGAATAGGGATAATTCACTTCATTTAAAGAATATAAAGCCATTACCCAATGTTTCTGAAAAAATTGATCTTTGTGTTGAATGCGGATTTTGCGAATCAGTTTGTCCTTCAAAAAATTTAACCATGACACCACGCCAACGTATCGCGGTCTCGAGGGAAATTGTATCCATGCGATCCAAAAATGACCCAAGAATTATTCAGGTGCTTAAGGAATATCATTACGATGGTGAAAATACCTGTGCTACAGACGGATTGTGTCAGCTTTCCTGTCCGGTCAATATCAATACAGGGTCGTATATCAAGTCTTTGAGAGAATCTAAAGCAAGTGACATTTCTATTGCGCTTGCTAATTGGTGTGTGGACCATTTTGCATTTATCCAGTTTTGCGCAAGAACGGCATTAGCAAAAGGAAAGTTTTTCGGTGATACAATTATGACTGGTATCTCAAAAATCACGCAAAAAATATTTCCCAAATTCCCGGGATGGAATCTTAATTTTCCGGAAAAGGCAAATAAAATCAAACCCGGCTTGTTTGGGCAAGGAAAAAAAATGATTTATTTCCCGTCCTGTATTAGTAGGATTTTTGGTGCAGGTGGAAAACAAAGCATGGCAGATGTATTGGATGAAATTGTCCGGAGTGCGGGGATAGAGTTAATGATTCCTGATGGGATTGATACGTTTTGCTGTGGGCAACCTTTTGTTTCAAAAGGATTTGCACAGGCAGGAAAACGCATGGCAGAGAAAACCATATCCATGTTAAAAGAAGTATCAAACAATGGAAAATACTCAATTTTAATAGATACGTCTCCATGCATGACCCAATTCATGGAAATTTCCAAAGAATCTTCAGAATTCGGTTTGACATTTATGGACATGTCAAGTTTCATGAAAACTGTATTGAAAAAGGAAGTCCTCCCACCATTAGAGAGAAAAATCCTGGTCCATCCAACCTGCTCGGATCAAAAGATGAAAACTGACTCAGATTTAATAGCAATTGCAAAAAAATGTGCAAAAACTGTGGAATATCCGGAAAATTCCTTTTGTTGCGGGTTTGCCGGAGATAGAGGTTTGACACATCCAGAACTCACAGCCAGCGCGACATCAGACATTACAGAAAAGTGGAAAAACACAGAAAAAGAGGTAATAGGATATTCTACCAGCTTGACTTGCGAAATTGGATTGACGACAGCAATACAACATCCATTTTATCCAATCGCTGTGCTCGTAAGAGATTATCTGAACCAAAATAATGAAAATGCGAACTGA